Proteins from a genomic interval of uncultured Desulfuromusa sp.:
- the rnr gene encoding ribonuclease R, which yields MRSIEDKIIDLLGHRKKHALTCREIADRLGLRGRERKLLTNALEQLTRKRTLQEHRGGYRLFQQQLHTIEGVFSLAEKGYGFLRPNENQQEDLFIPARHIGSAMDGDQVLVSCHVSIRDRRPYAKVVKILQRAHKQVIGFYQLRGKRAQVWPLNKKLGGQILVTRNNEINPGEIVAVEINQYAQGDMAAKGEITEVIGAANNPQVDIETVIRSHDLPHLFSSAALAQAEATATDIDPKEIAQRVDLRHLPLITIDGETAKDFDDAVTLQQQADGTSKLWVCIADVSYYVAPQSPLDLDAMDRGTSVYFPGFCLPMLPAALSNGICSLNPDEDRLVMTAELLFSKDGTRLDSKFYPAVMRSHARLTYTQVSVCLETPEQSDLDPSLIPQLLQMVDLTEALAQKRQLRGSLDMDLPEVQILLDEDGHPLDLKKTERTMAHRLIEEFMLAANEAVADYLTGKGWDMLYRIHEEPDLLKLQELQQLAAECGVGLVLGKKIQKSLQQLLVDIAEKPEARLVNQQLLRSLQQACYSPINSGHFGLATDCYCHFTSPIRRYPDLIIHRILKLAIADQSKSESLSKSQLSKLGLDCSAKERRAMRAERDLVDLRCCQVMSKRLDEELTGTISSVTEFGFFVELDDLYVEGLVHVRSLQHDYYHFDPISLTLIGERRRTEFRVGMRVKVKVTKVELWRRRIDFSLLEDDSPLSSKKKR from the coding sequence ATGCGATCTATAGAAGATAAAATTATTGACCTGCTTGGTCATAGAAAAAAACATGCCCTGACATGCCGCGAAATTGCCGACCGTTTAGGCTTGCGTGGTCGAGAACGAAAACTGTTAACCAATGCTCTGGAACAATTGACCCGAAAGCGCACCCTGCAAGAACATCGCGGTGGCTACCGTCTATTTCAACAGCAATTACATACTATTGAAGGCGTCTTTTCCCTTGCCGAAAAAGGGTATGGTTTTTTACGTCCCAATGAGAACCAACAGGAGGATTTATTCATTCCGGCACGACACATCGGCAGTGCCATGGATGGCGATCAGGTGCTGGTCAGCTGTCATGTATCAATTCGTGACCGGCGGCCTTACGCGAAAGTTGTTAAAATTTTGCAGCGGGCACACAAACAGGTGATCGGTTTTTACCAGCTGCGGGGCAAAAGAGCTCAGGTATGGCCGTTAAACAAAAAGCTGGGGGGACAGATTCTCGTCACCAGAAACAACGAGATCAATCCCGGTGAGATCGTCGCAGTTGAGATCAACCAATACGCTCAAGGTGATATGGCAGCAAAAGGTGAGATCACCGAGGTTATTGGCGCAGCGAACAATCCACAGGTCGATATTGAGACAGTTATCCGCAGTCATGACTTACCTCACCTCTTTTCCAGTGCTGCTCTAGCTCAGGCCGAAGCAACAGCCACCGACATCGATCCTAAAGAGATCGCCCAGCGCGTTGATTTGCGCCATTTGCCTCTGATAACTATAGATGGAGAAACCGCAAAGGATTTTGACGATGCCGTAACCCTGCAACAACAAGCAGATGGGACCAGCAAACTCTGGGTTTGTATTGCTGATGTTTCTTACTATGTCGCGCCACAATCACCGCTCGATCTTGATGCCATGGATCGTGGCACCAGTGTCTACTTCCCCGGTTTTTGTCTGCCCATGCTCCCCGCCGCCCTGAGCAATGGTATCTGCTCACTCAACCCGGATGAAGATCGGCTGGTGATGACCGCTGAGCTCCTGTTTTCCAAGGATGGTACCCGCCTTGATTCCAAGTTTTATCCGGCAGTCATGCGTAGCCATGCACGTCTGACCTATACTCAGGTTTCGGTTTGTCTGGAGACCCCGGAGCAATCGGACCTGGACCCCAGTCTGATCCCACAGCTGCTGCAAATGGTTGATCTGACCGAAGCTCTTGCTCAAAAGCGTCAGCTGCGGGGCAGCCTCGATATGGATCTCCCTGAGGTCCAAATCTTGTTGGACGAGGATGGTCATCCGCTGGACCTGAAAAAAACTGAACGCACCATGGCTCATCGTCTGATCGAAGAATTCATGTTGGCCGCCAACGAAGCAGTCGCCGACTATTTGACCGGAAAAGGCTGGGACATGCTCTACCGCATCCATGAAGAGCCCGACCTGTTAAAACTGCAGGAGCTGCAACAACTTGCCGCCGAGTGTGGGGTGGGGCTGGTTCTGGGGAAAAAAATACAAAAATCACTCCAGCAGCTTCTGGTCGATATCGCCGAAAAACCCGAAGCCCGGCTCGTCAACCAACAACTGCTGCGGAGCTTACAACAAGCCTGTTATTCACCGATCAACAGCGGTCATTTCGGCCTCGCAACCGATTGTTATTGCCACTTTACTTCGCCGATACGTCGTTATCCTGATCTGATTATCCATAGGATTCTGAAGCTGGCGATAGCCGACCAATCCAAATCAGAATCATTATCCAAGAGTCAGCTGAGCAAACTTGGCCTTGATTGTTCCGCCAAAGAACGACGGGCGATGCGGGCAGAACGTGATCTGGTGGATTTGCGCTGCTGTCAGGTAATGAGCAAAAGATTAGATGAAGAGTTGACCGGCACTATCTCATCGGTCACTGAATTCGGTTTTTTTGTCGAACTGGATGATCTCTATGTTGAGGGACTGGTCCACGTACGTTCTTTACAGCACGATTATTACCATTTTGATCCAATCTCCCTGACGCTGATCGGTGAACGTCGCCGGACCGAATTCAGGGTAGGGATGCGCGTCAAAGTCAAGGTCACAAAGGTTGAACTCTGGCGCAGGCGAATCGACTTTTCCCTGCTTGAGGATGACTCCCCCCTCTCCTCTAAAAAAAAGCGATAA
- a CDS encoding rhodanese-like domain-containing protein — protein sequence MKRKIFLLLILVTYIGIVAASAAEKPNDPKKQTAWNLYVDSKEAYAMKQKLGNRMLFIDVRDPIEIMFTGFTDIVDINIPFKIANRNVWNEKKSVFLVELNPNFEQDIAAALSERGLTKDSPIVLMCRSGGTRGAPATKSLENKGYKQIYVVTDGFEGDKIKDGERKNWRLKNGWKNSGLPWSYKLNKEKMYFHQ from the coding sequence ATGAAACGGAAGATTTTTCTTCTCCTTATTCTTGTTACCTACATCGGTATTGTTGCGGCCTCTGCTGCAGAAAAGCCGAATGACCCTAAAAAACAGACTGCTTGGAATTTGTATGTTGACTCAAAAGAAGCCTATGCAATGAAACAGAAACTGGGCAACCGGATGCTTTTTATCGATGTACGTGATCCAATTGAAATCATGTTTACCGGTTTTACTGATATCGTAGATATAAATATCCCTTTTAAGATAGCCAATCGCAATGTCTGGAATGAAAAAAAGTCGGTTTTTCTGGTGGAACTCAATCCCAATTTTGAACAGGATATTGCTGCTGCATTGTCAGAACGTGGGCTCACAAAAGATTCTCCGATTGTCTTGATGTGCCGCTCTGGTGGAACCCGTGGAGCTCCAGCCACCAAATCTCTTGAAAATAAAGGATATAAGCAGATTTATGTTGTGACTGACGGTTTTGAAGGAGACAAAATTAAAGATGGTGAACGGAAAAACTGGCGGTTAAAAAACGGCTGGAAAAATTCCGGGCTGCCATGGAGCTATAAATTGAATAAAGAGAAAATGTATTTTCATCAATAA
- a CDS encoding DUF2238 domain-containing protein, whose protein sequence is MQKKLPLFLLIIVLLALGVSLYQPYDQLTWFLETVPVMIGVVLILLLWRNFPLTPLLCCFLSLHALILILGGHYTYARVPLGFWLQDLFDFSRNHYDRIGHFAQGFVPAILAREILLRCSPLVPGKWLFLLVTSVCLAFSAFYEMLEWWTALFSGDAATAFLGTQGDIWDTQWDMFFAFIGAMTAQLLLGRRHNRQLKEIAPEIRAKFF, encoded by the coding sequence ATGCAGAAAAAACTACCTCTATTTCTGTTGATCATTGTTCTTCTCGCCTTAGGGGTTTCTCTTTATCAGCCCTATGACCAACTGACCTGGTTTTTGGAAACCGTGCCGGTGATGATTGGTGTGGTTCTGATTCTGCTGCTTTGGCGCAACTTTCCTCTGACGCCTCTCCTTTGTTGTTTTCTCAGTCTGCATGCTTTGATTTTGATTCTCGGCGGCCACTATACCTACGCCAGGGTTCCACTCGGATTCTGGTTGCAGGATCTTTTTGATTTCAGCCGCAACCATTATGACCGTATCGGTCATTTTGCCCAGGGATTTGTTCCTGCTATTCTTGCCCGCGAGATCCTGCTACGCTGTTCACCCCTTGTTCCGGGTAAGTGGCTGTTCCTGTTGGTGACCAGTGTGTGTTTGGCGTTCAGTGCGTTTTATGAAATGCTGGAGTGGTGGACAGCATTATTTTCGGGAGATGCGGCCACCGCTTTTCTGGGAACCCAGGGAGATATCTGGGACACCCAGTGGGATATGTTTTTTGCCTTTATCGGGGCAATGACGGCGCAATTGTTATTAGGTCGCCGGCATAATCGACAGCTGAAGGAGATTGCTCCGGAAATCAGAGCAAAATTTTTCTGA
- a CDS encoding DUF5675 family protein yields MELTLYRYGHGSDSTGDLLLVNGEFFGYALEDEGRVVKISGETRIPAGRYEIKLRNEGGLTKKYAKKYQFHRGMLHLQDVPGFEWIYIHTGNTDDHTDGCILVGYSTSVRRHEHTIGRSVEAYTDLYQLVLLALDRGEQIFITVQDMEAAA; encoded by the coding sequence ATGGAATTAACTCTGTATCGATACGGCCATGGCAGTGATTCAACTGGCGACCTGTTGCTGGTCAATGGTGAGTTTTTTGGTTATGCCCTGGAGGACGAGGGCCGCGTTGTCAAAATCTCAGGAGAGACCAGGATCCCCGCTGGACGCTATGAAATAAAACTGCGGAATGAAGGTGGACTGACAAAGAAATACGCAAAAAAATACCAGTTCCACCGGGGGATGCTTCATCTGCAGGACGTTCCCGGGTTTGAGTGGATTTATATTCACACAGGCAACACCGACGATCACACAGATGGTTGTATTCTGGTTGGCTATTCAACCTCGGTCCGCCGGCACGAGCACACGATCGGTCGCTCGGTCGAGGCCTATACCGATCTGTACCAGCTGGTCCTGTTGGCCCTTGATCGCGGCGAGCAGATATTTATCACAGTCCAGGACATGGAGGCAGCGGCATGA